One genomic window of Bradyrhizobium sp. CCGE-LA001 includes the following:
- a CDS encoding carboxylate-amine ligase, with the protein MHRYRFGIEEEYFLVNRQSAAPRSELPKPYMAAAQKRLGERLTTEILQSQIEVATPPLASSADAIAELARYRSVLAEVGKEHGVGIIAAGTHPLAQPQQQRMTRKRRYSKVINDLGMVGLGNPISGLHVHVEVPEPDLRVEIMHRLVPFLPLLLALSTSSPFWCGYPTGLLGYRNAANDALPRTGFPEMFRDLAEYETYVKTLVGAGIVPNATYVWWALRPSLQHPTLELRITDCCTAIADSVGIAALFRALVRHVIHHPDLNATYSAVHRALIEENRWRAQRYGTDGTYIDLMSFEPISFRSWLEAVIAMLAPDIAHLGIEDDVQHLKTIPKRGTSAHLQLEYFRGLRKFGRSPREAIADVTKWLRTSTEAGDFTARGGEPRGAPARQPLPDLA; encoded by the coding sequence ATGCACCGCTACCGCTTCGGGATCGAGGAAGAATATTTTCTGGTCAATCGCCAATCCGCAGCCCCACGGTCCGAACTGCCCAAGCCTTACATGGCAGCGGCTCAGAAACGCCTCGGAGAACGGCTGACCACCGAAATCCTGCAATCCCAGATCGAGGTGGCGACCCCGCCTCTGGCATCTTCGGCCGATGCGATCGCCGAGCTCGCGCGCTACCGCTCGGTTCTCGCCGAGGTCGGCAAGGAGCACGGGGTCGGCATCATCGCTGCCGGAACGCATCCGCTGGCCCAGCCGCAGCAGCAACGCATGACGCGCAAGCGCCGCTACAGCAAGGTCATCAACGACCTCGGAATGGTCGGCCTCGGCAACCCCATCAGCGGACTGCACGTGCACGTCGAGGTGCCTGAGCCGGACCTGCGCGTCGAGATCATGCACCGCCTGGTGCCCTTCCTGCCACTGCTGCTGGCACTGTCGACCTCCTCGCCATTCTGGTGCGGCTACCCCACGGGATTGCTGGGATACCGCAATGCCGCCAATGACGCCCTGCCCCGCACCGGTTTCCCGGAGATGTTTCGCGACCTTGCCGAATACGAGACCTATGTGAAGACATTGGTCGGCGCCGGCATCGTCCCCAACGCCACTTATGTCTGGTGGGCGCTACGGCCTTCGCTCCAGCATCCCACGCTCGAACTGCGCATCACGGATTGCTGCACGGCCATTGCAGACTCGGTGGGGATCGCCGCGCTGTTCCGCGCGCTGGTCCGGCACGTCATCCACCATCCCGATCTGAACGCCACCTATTCGGCCGTGCACCGCGCGCTGATCGAGGAGAACCGCTGGCGCGCCCAGCGCTATGGAACCGATGGCACCTATATCGATCTCATGTCGTTCGAGCCGATTTCATTTCGCAGCTGGCTCGAGGCGGTGATCGCCATGCTGGCGCCCGATATCGCGCATCTCGGCATCGAGGACGATGTCCAGCATCTCAAGACCATCCCGAAACGCGGCACGTCGGCGCATCTTCAGCTCGAATATTTCCGTGGCCTGCGCAAATTCGGTCGGTCGCCGCGCGAAGCGATCGCTGACGTGACGAAATGGCTGCGGACCTCGACCGAAGCGGGCGACTTCACCGCCCGGGGCGGAGAGCCGAGGGGCGCACCTGCTCGACAGCCCCTGCCGGATCTCGCCTGA
- a CDS encoding YciE/YciF ferroxidase family protein, translated as MAKRAKKRTTKKTAARRPRQAPKMLSDLFLETLKDIYFAENKIIKTLPKMAKAANSKELAAAFNKHLRETQGQVKRLDQIFKMLGKPARGKPCEAINGITDEGAEIMKEFKGAPALDAGLLAAAQAVEHYEISRYGTLRTWAEELGMQDAARLLQATLDEEEATDHTLTELATSVINLEAEDEYRAAA; from the coding sequence ATGGCTAAACGAGCGAAGAAACGGACAACCAAGAAGACGGCGGCGCGCCGCCCGCGTCAGGCGCCCAAGATGCTCAGCGACCTGTTTCTGGAGACGCTGAAGGACATCTATTTCGCCGAGAACAAGATCATCAAGACCTTGCCCAAGATGGCCAAGGCCGCGAACTCGAAGGAGCTTGCGGCCGCCTTCAACAAGCATCTGCGCGAGACCCAGGGCCAGGTCAAACGGCTCGACCAGATCTTCAAGATGCTGGGCAAGCCGGCGCGCGGCAAGCCGTGCGAGGCCATCAACGGCATCACGGACGAAGGCGCCGAGATCATGAAGGAGTTCAAGGGAGCCCCCGCCCTCGACGCCGGCCTGCTCGCGGCGGCGCAAGCGGTCGAGCATTACGAAATCTCCCGCTACGGCACACTGCGCACCTGGGCCGAGGAGCTCGGCATGCAGGACGCGGCAAGGCTGCTCCAGGCGACGCTGGACGAGGAAGAAGCCACCGATCACACGCTGACCGAGCTCGCCACGTCCGTGATCAACCTCGAAGCGGAAGACGAGTACCGCGCCGCGGCCTGA
- a CDS encoding Hsp20/alpha crystallin family protein, which produces MQPKNPLDWMLSEALDQLTRAERLRHQFGRQEACWEPPIDVLETEHELLILVALPGVNPDNVETVIHDGVLVISGQRTLPPELRNARIHRLELPQGRFERRIALPIGRYAISRFVMDGCVALRLAKS; this is translated from the coding sequence ATGCAACCCAAAAATCCCCTCGACTGGATGCTGTCCGAAGCCTTGGACCAGCTGACCCGCGCCGAACGGCTGCGTCACCAGTTCGGCCGCCAGGAAGCCTGCTGGGAGCCGCCGATCGACGTGCTTGAGACCGAGCATGAACTGCTGATTCTGGTTGCACTTCCCGGGGTCAATCCGGACAATGTCGAGACGGTGATCCATGACGGCGTGCTCGTCATCTCCGGCCAGCGCACGCTTCCGCCGGAGCTTCGCAACGCGCGCATCCACCGCCTTGAGCTGCCGCAGGGCCGCTTCGAGCGGCGCATCGCGCTTCCCATCGGCCGTTACGCCATCAGCCGCTTCGTGATGGACGGCTGCGTCGCGCTGCGCCTCGCCAAATCCTGA
- the lon gene encoding endopeptidase La, with the protein MATEQMNTAQTNSQNGPDVNIPEDALIIIPVREMVLFPGAIAPIAIGRPKSIAAAQQALREQRPVGIVLQRSPEIEEPGPDDLYRVATIANIVRYITAPDGTHHIVCQGVQRSRLLDFLPGTPFPAARIQQIPEPTTTSPEIEARALNLQRQAIEAIELLPQAPPELVAMFQNTSAPGALADLATSFMDIKPQDKQEVLETIDLALRVEKVSKHLAERLEVLRISNEIGQKTKASFDERQREAILREQMATIQRQLGEGDGKAAEVAELTAAIAKANMPPEADAHAKKELRRYERMPEAAGEAGMVRTYLDWLIELPWALPEEKPIDIKEARRILDADHFGLEKIKSRIIEYLAVRKLAPQGKAPILCFVGPPGVGKTSLGQSIARAMDRPFVRVSLGGVHDEAEIRGHRRTYIGALPGNIIQGIKKAGARNCVMMLDEIDKMGRGVQGDPSAAMLEVLDPEQNGTFRDNYLGVPFDLSRVVFIATANMLDQIPGPLLDRMELISLAGYTEDEKLEIARRYLVRRQLEANGLSAEQAEIEPEALKLIVKGYTREAGVRNLEREIGKVFRHAAVQVAEGTAEKVVVTAKDIATVLGQPRFEGEIALRTSVPGVATGLAWTPVGGDILFIEATRVPGKGGLILTGQLGDVMRESVQAALTLVKSKATQLGIDPQAFEKSDIHVHVPAGATPKDGPSAGVAMFTALTSLLTNRTVRSDTAMTGEISLRGLVLPVGGIKEKVVAAAAAGLKRVMLPARNKRDYDDIPQSARDNLEFIWLERVDEAIAAALEPAEAKVEAAE; encoded by the coding sequence ATGGCCACCGAACAGATGAATACCGCACAGACCAATTCCCAGAACGGCCCCGACGTGAATATCCCCGAAGACGCCCTGATCATCATTCCCGTGCGCGAGATGGTGCTGTTTCCCGGCGCCATCGCGCCGATCGCGATCGGCCGGCCGAAGTCCATCGCCGCGGCGCAGCAGGCGCTGCGCGAGCAGCGGCCGGTCGGCATCGTCCTGCAGCGCAGCCCCGAGATCGAGGAGCCCGGGCCGGACGACCTCTACCGCGTCGCGACCATCGCCAATATCGTGCGCTACATCACCGCGCCCGACGGCACCCATCACATCGTCTGCCAGGGCGTGCAGCGCTCGCGCCTCCTCGACTTCCTGCCGGGGACGCCGTTCCCGGCCGCGCGCATCCAGCAGATTCCCGAGCCGACCACGACCTCGCCGGAGATCGAGGCCCGCGCGCTGAACCTGCAGCGCCAGGCGATCGAGGCGATCGAGCTGCTGCCGCAGGCACCGCCCGAGCTGGTGGCGATGTTTCAGAACACCAGCGCGCCCGGCGCGCTGGCGGATCTGGCGACCTCGTTCATGGACATCAAGCCGCAGGACAAGCAGGAGGTGCTGGAGACCATCGATCTCGCTCTGCGCGTCGAGAAGGTGTCGAAGCATCTGGCCGAACGGCTGGAGGTGCTGCGCATCTCCAACGAGATCGGCCAGAAGACCAAGGCCTCTTTCGACGAGCGGCAGCGCGAGGCAATCCTGCGCGAGCAGATGGCGACCATCCAGCGCCAGCTAGGCGAAGGCGACGGCAAGGCGGCCGAGGTCGCCGAGCTGACGGCTGCCATCGCCAAGGCCAACATGCCGCCGGAGGCCGACGCGCACGCCAAGAAGGAGCTGCGCCGCTACGAGCGCATGCCGGAGGCTGCCGGCGAGGCCGGCATGGTCCGCACTTATCTCGATTGGCTGATCGAGCTGCCCTGGGCGCTGCCCGAGGAGAAGCCGATCGATATCAAGGAGGCACGCCGCATCCTGGATGCCGACCATTTCGGTCTGGAGAAGATCAAGAGCCGGATTATCGAATATCTGGCGGTGCGCAAGCTCGCCCCACAGGGCAAGGCGCCGATCTTGTGCTTCGTCGGGCCGCCCGGCGTCGGCAAGACCTCGCTCGGACAATCCATCGCTCGCGCGATGGATCGCCCCTTCGTGCGCGTCAGCCTCGGCGGCGTGCACGACGAAGCCGAGATCCGCGGCCACCGGCGTACCTATATCGGCGCCCTGCCCGGCAACATCATCCAGGGCATCAAGAAGGCCGGCGCGCGCAACTGCGTGATGATGCTGGACGAGATCGACAAGATGGGCCGCGGCGTGCAGGGCGATCCCTCCGCCGCGATGCTGGAGGTGCTCGACCCCGAGCAGAACGGGACGTTCCGGGACAATTACCTGGGCGTGCCCTTCGACCTGTCGCGCGTGGTGTTCATCGCGACCGCCAACATGCTGGACCAAATTCCGGGTCCGCTCTTGGACCGCATGGAGCTGATCAGCCTCGCCGGCTACACCGAGGACGAGAAGCTGGAGATCGCCCGGCGCTATCTGGTGCGGCGGCAGCTGGAGGCCAACGGCCTCTCGGCCGAGCAGGCTGAGATCGAGCCGGAGGCGCTGAAGCTGATCGTCAAGGGCTATACCCGCGAGGCCGGCGTGCGCAACCTCGAGCGCGAGATCGGCAAGGTGTTCCGCCATGCCGCGGTGCAGGTCGCCGAAGGCACGGCTGAGAAGGTCGTGGTGACGGCGAAGGACATCGCCACTGTGCTCGGCCAACCACGCTTCGAGGGCGAGATTGCGCTGCGCACCAGCGTTCCCGGCGTTGCCACCGGTCTCGCCTGGACGCCGGTCGGCGGTGACATCCTGTTCATCGAGGCAACGCGCGTGCCCGGCAAGGGCGGCCTGATCCTGACCGGGCAGCTCGGCGACGTCATGCGCGAGAGCGTGCAGGCTGCGCTGACGCTGGTGAAGAGCAAAGCCACGCAGCTCGGTATCGATCCGCAAGCGTTCGAGAAGAGCGACATCCACGTTCACGTGCCGGCGGGAGCAACCCCTAAGGACGGACCGAGCGCGGGCGTCGCCATGTTCACGGCGCTGACGTCCCTGCTCACCAACCGCACGGTGCGCAGCGACACGGCGATGACCGGCGAGATCTCGCTGCGCGGCCTCGTACTGCCGGTCGGCGGCATCAAGGAGAAGGTGGTGGCTGCGGCCGCTGCCGGCTTGAAGCGGGTGATGCTGCCGGCGCGCAACAAGCGGGATTACGACGACATCCCGCAGAGCGCGCGGGACAACCTCGAATTCATCTGGCTGGAGCGCGTCGACGAGGCCATCGCCGCAGCGCTCGAACCTGCCGAGGCCAAGGTCGAGGCAGCGGAGTAA